The Solanum pennellii chromosome 11, SPENNV200 genome contains a region encoding:
- the LOC107004180 gene encoding GDSL esterase/lipase At1g71691-like, with protein MAKFIMFFMIFTISSVVGDGDYAYDYDDAYAPASASTISVPAPPPASTSPVPTPTPVPTPPSVPTPPPVPAPAPAVVPALFAFGDSLIDSGNNNQLFSFAKANYLPYGIDVGGPTGRFSNGYTILDQIGVLLGLPLLPSYSEEFNVDTMRYGVNYASAAAGILDVTGFHFVERIPFSYQIKNFENTLVNLIKNLSAPVVKEAIPKCIFFVGMGNNDYLNNYIMPAVYFSQDQYSPQKFAELLIHQYKAQLLKLYDLGARKFIISGIGQMGCIPSMLAETSGGGCSETVNEMVHPFNSKLRTMIIKLNKDLAGAHLIFLDMEYMFKDIFKNHKAYGFSVIDRGCCGLGKNQGEVTCLPFEIPCANRDEYLFWDAYHPTSAVNLLLGRMAFYNDANYSYPINIQHLALI; from the exons ATGGCTAAGTTTAtaatgtttttcatgattttcacaATTAGTTCAGTAGTAGGAGATGGCGATTATGCATACGACTACGATGATGCATATGCTCCGGCATCAGCATCAACGATATCAGTACCAGCGCCACCACCAGCATCGACGTCACCGGTACCGACGCCAACACCGGTACCAACGCCACCATCGGTGCCAACGCCGCCACCGGTACCGGCGCCAGCACCGGCTGTGGTACCAGCTTTGTTTGCTTTTGGAGACTCACTGATAGATAGTGGAAACAACAACCAACTTTTCTCATTTGCAAAAGCCAATTATTTGCCTTACGGCATTGATGTTGGTGGCCCTACTGGACGCTTCTCTAATGGCTACACCATCCTTGATCAGATCG GTGTGCTTCTGGGATTGCCTCTGCTTCCATCATATTCAGAGGAGTTCAACGTGGATACAATGCGTTACGGAGTAAACTATGCCTCCGCTGCTGCTGGTATCCTTGATGTTACTGGTTTTCACTTT GTGGAACGAATCCCATTCagttatcaaataaaaaactttGAAAACACATTggtaaatttgataaaaaatttgagTGCACCCGTTGTGAAAGAGGCAATTCCCAAGTGTATCTTCTTTGTAGGAATGGGCAACAATGATTACCTCAACAATTACATTATGCCTGCAGTCTACTTTAGTCAGGATCAATACTCTCCTCAAAAGTTTGCTGAATTACTGATTCATCAGTACAAAGCTCAATTGCTGAAATTGTATGATCTTGGAGCACGGAAATTTATTATTAGTGGGATTGGACAAATGGGTTGCATCCCAAGCATGCTAGCAGAAACTTCAGGTGGTGGATGCTCTGAAACTGTAAACGAAATGGTGCATCCATTCAATTCAAAACTGAGGACAATGATCATCAAACTGAACAAGGATCTAGCTGGTGCACACTTGATATTCCTTGACATGGAATATATGTTTAAGGATATATTTAAAAACCACAAGGCTTATGGATTTAGTGTGATAGATCGTGGATGTTGTGGTCTAGGGAAAAATCAAGGGGAAGTAACTTGTCTACCATTTGAAATACCATGTGCAAACAGAGATGAGTACTTATTTTGGGATGCATATCACCCCACATCTGCAGTAAATCTGTTGCTTGGGAGAATGGCTTTCTATAATGATGCAAACTATTCTTATCCTATCAATATTCAGCACCTTGCTCTTATATAA